In Geminocystis sp. M7585_C2015_104, the genomic window CTTTCCAATCCCTACCCCCTAACCCCTACCCTTCATCCCCCATCCTAGTGGCAGAAGACAACAAGGTTAATCAAAAACTAATTCTTACCCTTCTGACAAAATTGGGGGTTGCAGCAGAAATAGCCAATAACGGCAAAGAAGTCATTAACCCTGTCACCAAAAACTCTTATAGTCTCATACTCATGGACATAGAAATGCCGGAGATGGATGGCATCACTGCCACCAAAGAGATTCGACGACTCCTCCCCCTTCCTCCACCCCCCCTATCATTGCCATGACTGCCCATGATGAAACCAGAAGTCGGCAAATCTGTCAAGATACGGGCATGCAGGATTATATCTGTAAACCCATCAAACAAACAACCCTTAAATCCCTCCTGGAAAAATGGCTAAACCACAACTCCCCCCCGCCATCAGCCAATACCGGCTTATAACAGGTATTAATAGTCATTTTACAAGATGGCACCTACCCTCCCTAGTCTCCCCCCTGACAATCACCCCATACTCCGCTACTTCTGGATTCTGTAGAAAGACTTTCTTTAGAGTTGTCTTATACCCCTCTTTTGAATGCAAAATACTATCAAATTATTTTACAAGGCATAAGTAGGGGAAATGGTAGCCCTCATTGTTATGATTGATAATCAACTTCAATAAATAAAAAGAAATGGAAGGGCGTGGCTGGGAGGGGGGGTATCGGGATTGGCAAAGTGGTTTGTCGGAAAAGTGGGGAAGTGGCGGGTATGTCAGTCTTCCTTCTTTCCTCCCCTCCCTGTCTTCCTTTTACAGACAGAAGCCATTTTCCCTGTCAAGGGGGTTTTGCCTCGTTGTTGTGTAAAATCCCACTACAGTACATGATGCCGATGGTGTCTTAGCAGAAGCCACCACTACAGAGGGTTAACACACATGCCAGCCAATACACATAACTGTCAGCCTAAAAACCCCTTCGCAAGAATTTTCTTTCATTATACCCCCACCACAGGCGGCGGGTGGTAAACGGGCTTGTAATCATAAGCCACTTTGGGCCGTGTAAGCCGGCTATCTTTTACTTGCAAATTATTGGCAATTGTTTTCAAAAAAAGGGGGTAAAAAGAGTGTAAGAAGGGGGAAAGAAAATCAGGGTTGAACTTTAAGGCGTAGGGAGATGATACGAATACCACCATCACGGATAAGGATGGCAGAATACAAGTGGTCAGAGGAAGGGGTAGGAATGTTAACCCTTTTAAAGATACCGCCAGAGGAGATAGAATTCAGTTCAATAGAAGGAGGTTGGAGATGGAGAGAGGGGGAGACTATAGACTCGGACACTCCTGCCAAAACAATATCACCTGCTAATGGTTCTTGTAATATTACATCGAAGTCGAACTCTTGTCCGGGACGCACCCTTTCTGGCAGTCTTACAACAATCTGAGGCGGGTTGTTTCCACTAGTGATTTCAGTTTTTTCTTTCAGAATTTCCTGTTTAGCAAAAAGGCCGTTTTCAAAATACTGTCTCGAGGTTATTTCCGATTTTATCTTAAACTCCCGGCCCTCTTCCTCATATTTTCCATCTATGTTTGTTACTGTTTCCACTACATATTTACCCTCTTTTTCCGTAAAATTCTTTATTGTTGTCCTGTACTGCATTCCGGGATATTTCTGCCACAAATTTGCCAATGCTTGGAGAAACAAGTCGCGATTCAAACCATCCTGGCCAGCAAATTGAGGAGAAAGAAGCCCCTTAATTTTTTCAATATTTCTTTCATTAGCTGCCTCATCAATAAGTGACACCAATTTACTCAAATGGGGGGGGATTTTAGTGTTATCTTGAGCCCTCACTGGCGCCGCTGAAAATAATAACAGGGAAACCAAAAATGACAAATAAAAATGTTTTATTTCCCCCCTCCTAACCCTTTCCATTTCCATGGTCTTTCTCCCCGTACAAATCTCTAATGGTATCCCCCATTATACTTCTAAAAAATCTCTCATACCAGCCTCTGTAGAAAAAATTTTCCTATTACCCCTTGACAAGAAGAGAGTTTTAGGGGTAGGATGGAGGGAGAGTGGGGCGGCAGGTGAAGATACTGTCAAGAAACTTGGGCTGTCAAAGTTCTAAATGACATAGATTTGCGATAGTCCTGGAAATGGTTGTAGGAAGTTGTTAAAGGAAAATTAATCAGGAAATTTTCCTTTTCTCCCAAGAGGCAGTCGAGAATAACGGTTATAAGTAACACCAGAAAGATGAAAGAGAGAGGGAAAAGGAGAAATAAAAAGGGGGAGAAATAAAGTAATAGCCTCACTTCATAATATTTCATAATCCTGAAAACAGAACATTGCTGAGTTAAATCTCAGCCTCTACTGGAAAAATTGAGAATACTACCACTTGGCTGCCTTAGGGGAAAGGGGGGGCGGAGATTTTAAACAAAACTAACTGACAGCCAAGGCAGTACTCCTATTCAACTCCCTCTCTAATTAAGTTTATTCTCCCTGAATTTCGAACAAGAATAAATCAGGTAAAAATTTTTATATAAATAACATTTTTCTCGTTAAGTTCCTCACGAGCTCCCTAGAATATACAAAAAATAATAAATAATGTTCTCCCTAACTAAGTCTCAAAAAATCTGATAATGTCTCAAAAAAAACTAATAAACTCAATCCTATTGGACAAATTTACAATAATGGCCGGCACAGCCACAACCATCACACATCATAGTTATGATACTGCATATAAACTCATCCAAAGGCCCTTCGACGAATAAACACAGAAGCACTCCTAATAAACCTCTTTGACAAGAAAATGGAGTTTATAATAGCACATCCAACGGAAATAACCCAAAAAAAACAGGCTACAAAGGTTCTTACTGTTCAACCCCCTCAGTTTATCATATCAGTTTATCATAGAGAAGAGCAATTCCCTTTGCCCATTTGAATTAAGATAACATTCAGGCCCTAGACAACATAAAAATCTTTATTACCCGCAGGCCAATTTTGTAAAGATTGTGTAAAGTTTTTAATAAGGTTAAATACATCAAACAGGGCCACGATTTTGGATAGAGGGAAAGTGGGAAAACAAATCTATCAGGCGGGTAGAAAGCAGTTTATAGAGACGTCTATTACAAAGGAGAAATAAAAAGAAATATAGTAGGCAATCACACCAGAATTTTTGTTTACAACTCTACTACGGTATGACATGGTTGTATGGAGCTACAAAAAGAGGCTCAACATGGGAAAAAGTTTCAGAGATTTAACATGTGCAATAAACTTGCCCTCAGGGTAATGGATAAGGGAGAAGCACCCTACTACTGAAGGGAGTTATAAATAAAAAGTACTCAGGGGTGTTTTTATTGTTAAAAGCAAGAGTAGTTATAGATAGGAAGATGACGGGAAAAGGGTTTTTGGCGGTTATGAGGCATTTGGGCTAGCACGTGAGGAAGCTCAGTAATCTTCATCTTGACAAAAAGAAGCCTTTAAGGATAAGATGGAGTAAAATGGGGGGTGGGGCGACTGGTGAAAATACTGTCGTCGTGGATTTTTCTGTCAACAAATTAATTGCTACATGGTTGCAGTTGTCTTGGCCCCTTTCCGGCTCAAAAGCCTACTGTCCATTGCCTTATAGTGGAGATATTGGGATTATGATAGGATGAGATAAGACAAAGCAAGGGAGAAAAACGAAGGGAGAATGAATTAGAAAATAGAAGTAGACATGGGGACCACATTAAACAAAATAGAGGGAAACATGGATAACATAGGGGGAAAACTGGAAAATTTAGAAAGAAAAATAAGCCTAGTGGAGGTAGATGTAACGAACTTTAAAGATAAAGAGAGATAAGCTGATCTTAACCAGAAAATAGACAGTACAAAGGCTAGTCATTAAAATCTAACCTTACCAAGGGCATAGACAGCATTGAGGCAATGCCTAGCATTTCCCGTCAGTTATACTCACGGGCCTATTAGGGATTAATGCCAAACTATTCTCCATAAAATAGTCCAACAATGGGGACAACCTTGGCAGCAATTCTAAAAAAAAATTGACAACAAGAGATAGATACAAGAAGAAAATACTGGAATACCAAGGAACAAAGTAAAGATTTCCCTTTACATTTCCTAATGCTGCCACACAACCGGCGCGGCTTTTGTTAAAATGGGGGCGTGGACGGCAGGAGGCGTGACTGCCAGGGGTGTGCCTGTTCATTTTTTAATTGATAAATAAAATCAAAAAGCCGGCATAACAGATGCGCACATATAGAAGATGGAACCATAGAAAAAACCCCTGCGAACCTGCTCCAAGGGGATAGTCCGAAGGGGTTTTAAAAGAGAATAAATATCAACAAAAGGGGAAGAAAGGAAGAAGAGAAAGAGAGGGAGAAGGGAAGTCAACCGCCAGCAACAGCAGGAACAATGCTAACCTCGTCGCCGTCGGAGAGGGGGGTGGCAGTGTTGCTCAAAAAGCGGATGTCCTCACTGTTGACATAGAAGTTAAGGAAACGACGGGGATTGCCGTTTTCATCGCAGAGGCGAGACTTGATGCCGGGAAATTTGCTTTCCAAAACGTCGATTAACTCCTGAATGTTGGCCGCCTCACACTCCACCACGGCCTGATCTTGGGTGAACTTTTGGAGGGGAGTCGGAATTAGCACTCTTACAGACATCTTTCCTATTTCCTAGTAGCAAATCGCAACAACACAGGACAAAAAGAGAAGAAAATAATAGAGAAACCAGTAGAGATTATACAAGAACCTGTTGCCACTCCAGGCGCTCGAGGGTGCGGGAACGCTCCAATGCCCGC contains:
- a CDS encoding nuclear transport factor 2 family protein codes for the protein MEMERVRRGEIKHFYLSFLVSLLLFSAAPVRAQDNTKIPPHLSKLVSLIDEAANERNIEKIKGLLSPQFAGQDGLNRDLFLQALANLWQKYPGMQYRTTIKNFTEKEGKYVVETVTNIDGKYEEEGREFKIKSEITSRQYFENGLFAKQEILKEKTEITSGNNPPQIVVRLPERVRPGQEFDFDVILQEPLAGDIVLAGVSESIVSPSLHLQPPSIELNSISSGGIFKRVNIPTPSSDHLYSAILIRDGGIRIISLRLKVQP
- a CDS encoding MoaD/ThiS family protein → MSVRVLIPTPLQKFTQDQAVVECEAANIQELIDVLESKFPGIKSRLCDENGNPRRFLNFYVNSEDIRFLSNTATPLSDGDEVSIVPAVAGG
- a CDS encoding response regulator, which encodes FQSLPPNPYPSSPILVAEDNKVNQKLILTLLTKLGVAAEIANNGKEVINPVTKNSYSLILMDIEMPEMDGITATKEIRRLLPLPPPPLSLP